AATGTGTTGCTCAAGCTCTGTCTGTGTACAAACAAATTGCGGTTAAGGCTTAAATAATTCGTAATGGGCTTTTCTGCGAGACGCTAAAAGCGAATGCCCCGCTACGCTAACGTAATTCGTAATTAAGACTGCTCTGTATTTAGTAGGGTGCGTTATGGACATTAGGGCATCTTTTCAAACTACTCGTTTAGCCTCTTAATTTTTTAGATCCCCCTAAATCCCCCTTTTTAAGGAGGACTTTAAGAGATGAGATTCTTAGCCCCCCTTTTGAAGGGGGGTTGGGGGGATCTAAGACTTTGAAAATACGCCCTAGTCCTAACACACCAAAAATCTAGGATGGTGCGTTAGCCTCCGGCATAACACAATGCCAGTTGCTACAACGGAGAGAACCTCCCTTCGGGTTCACCAGTCGCCTACGGCGGGAAACCCGCCTACAGCGCTGGATTCACCGCAACGCACTGGCTCCCTTACAAAACTTAAAAAGAACGCATCAAATAAAATATCAGCTTGAGTTGTAAATTATGATTTCTGCTTTCAACTCGACACTCAAAACTAACAAAGCACAACTTCCCCTACAAGTTTGGGCTGGTGTAGAGTGTACGGTTAATCGTGTGGGTGAAGAGTATCTCGATCAGTTAGAACGCAATGGTCATGCAACGCGCTTGGATGACCTAGATTTATTTGCTGAACTTGGCATACATGCCATCCGCTATCCAATACTTTGGGAGAGGATAGCGCCCAATGGTTTGGAGAATGCTGATTGGTCGTGGGCAGATGAAAGACTGGGGCGTTTGCGCGAACTCGGCATCCGTCCGATTGTGGGATTAGTGCATCATGGCAGTGGCCCGCGTGATACCAGCTTGGTAGATCCAGAATTTCCTGAGAAACTAGCGGTGTTTGCTCGTGCGGTTGCAGAACGCTATCCTTGGGTTACACATTACACACCCATCAACGAGCCACTGACAACAGCCCGATTCAGTGGGATGTACGGTCACTGGTATCCTCACGGACGGGACAATTTAACTTTTGCCCGTGCTTTGTTAGTAGAGTGTAAAGCGATCGCTCTTTCGATGCAAGCAATCCGGGAAGTCAATCCCAATGCCCAACTCTTACAAACTGAAGATTTGGGTAAAACTCATAGTACCCCAAAGCTGGCTTATCAAGCAGAATTTGAGAATGAACGTCGCTGGTTGAGTTTGGATTTATTGTGTGGCCGAATCAACCCAACTCATCCAATGTGGGGTTACTTGCGCGACTGTGGTGTAAGCGAGTCTGAACTTGAAGAATTTTTGCAATATACTTGTCCGCCTGGCATTATCGGCATTAACCATTACCTGACAAGCGAACGCTTTTTAGATGAAAACCTAGAAAACTATCCAGCTTGGACGCATGGTGGTAATGGTCGGGACAAGTATGCAGATGTAGAGGCAGTGCGAGTTTGTGCTGAGGGTTTGGCAGGCCCCCGGACATTGCTCAAAGAGACATGGGAACGTTATAAACTACCCTTTGCTGTCACTGAAGTTCACCTGAGTTGCACCCGTGAAGAGCAGCTACGCTGGCTCAATGAAGTGTGGAATGCAGCCCAAGAATTACGAGACCAGGGCGCAGATGTTCGCGCTGTAACTGTTTGGGCACTTCTCGGCAGCTACGATTGGAATAGTTTAGTGACTCGCTCGGCAGGATACTACGAGTCAGGCGTGTTCGATTTGCGCTCATCGCGTCCCAGACAGACAGCGATCGCTAAAATGGTGCGAGATTTAACCACTGGACATAAACCCAATCATCCATTACTTGATACACCAGGATGGTGGCATCGAGAAGAGCGCCTATTATATCCAGCCGTCAGTTGTCGCGTGTCTCCCCCATCTCTCCCGTTTTCCTCCCCTGCTTCCAATCGTCCCCTGGCGATCGTCGGAGCCACAGGAACACTAGGCAATGCTTTTGCTCGGTTGTGTCAAGTGCGAGGAATTTCATATTGCCTGCTAAGACGGCAAGATATGGACATTGCCAATCCTGCTTCCGTCAATAAAGCACTTGCTGAGTTGCAACCGTGGGCAGTTGTTAACGCTGCGGGATACGTGCGGGTGGACGATGCCGAACGTGAACCTGATATTTGTTTGAAAGTAAACGCTGAAGGGGCAGCGATTTTAGCTGCTGCTTGCGCTCAACATAATGTGGCGCTGGTAACTTTCTCTTCAGATTTGGTATTCGATGGTGCTGAGTCGAATCCTTATGTCGAAACTGATACCGTTGCGCCCCTCAATATATATGGGTGCAGCAAAGTTTTGGCAGAAAAGCTAGTATTGCAGGCTCATCCGGCATCACTAATGATTCGTACCAGCGCATTTTTCGGTCCGTGGGATGAATACAACTTTGTGACGATCGCCCTACGGCAATTAGCTGCTGGTAATACTTTTGTTGCAGCCGAAGATGCGATCGTTTCGCCTACTTATGTACCCGATCTTGTCCATGCCAGCCTTGATTTATTGATTGATGGTGAAAAAGGTTTGTGGCATTTGGCTAACAAAAGTGCTGTTGCTTGGGCTGACTTGGCACGATTAGCGGCGAAAAAAGCAGGTGTAAGTGTCAGCAATCTAATTGCTCGTCCTACACAAGAACTTGGTTTCATTGCTCCCCGCCCAGCTTACAGCGTTCTTGGTAGCAATCGAGGTGAATTAATGCCACACCTTGACAGTGCAATTTCTCGTTACTTGGAAGAAAAAAGTTAGTAGTCTGGCTGGCAATCTAATTTTAAGGGGAGCAGAGGAGTAAATCTATACCCCATTCCCCATACTTCGACTGCGCTCAGTACAAGTTCCCCATTCCCCATCTCAAATTATGTCAACTATTTTAGTCACAGGAGGAGCCGGATATATTGGCTCCCATGCTGCATTAGCTCTGAAAAACGCAGGTTATGAAGTAATCGTTTTGGATAATCTGTCGAACGGACATCGAGAACTTGTAGAAGAAGTTTTACAGGTAAAATTGATTGTTGGAGATATGAGCGATCGCTCTCTTCTCGATGACATATTTTCAACTCACAACATAACTGCGGTTATGCATTTCGCTGCTTACATCGCAGTGGGTGAATCTGTTACCGACCCAGCCAAATATTACCAAAATAATGTTGCAGGCACTCTGACACTTTTAGAAGCAATGCTTGCTGCGTCAGTTAACAAATTTATTTTTTCTTCTACTTGCGCTCTTTA
The Nostoc punctiforme PCC 73102 genome window above contains:
- a CDS encoding family 1 glycosylhydrolase, with amino-acid sequence MISAFNSTLKTNKAQLPLQVWAGVECTVNRVGEEYLDQLERNGHATRLDDLDLFAELGIHAIRYPILWERIAPNGLENADWSWADERLGRLRELGIRPIVGLVHHGSGPRDTSLVDPEFPEKLAVFARAVAERYPWVTHYTPINEPLTTARFSGMYGHWYPHGRDNLTFARALLVECKAIALSMQAIREVNPNAQLLQTEDLGKTHSTPKLAYQAEFENERRWLSLDLLCGRINPTHPMWGYLRDCGVSESELEEFLQYTCPPGIIGINHYLTSERFLDENLENYPAWTHGGNGRDKYADVEAVRVCAEGLAGPRTLLKETWERYKLPFAVTEVHLSCTREEQLRWLNEVWNAAQELRDQGADVRAVTVWALLGSYDWNSLVTRSAGYYESGVFDLRSSRPRQTAIAKMVRDLTTGHKPNHPLLDTPGWWHREERLLYPAVSCRVSPPSLPFSSPASNRPLAIVGATGTLGNAFARLCQVRGISYCLLRRQDMDIANPASVNKALAELQPWAVVNAAGYVRVDDAEREPDICLKVNAEGAAILAAACAQHNVALVTFSSDLVFDGAESNPYVETDTVAPLNIYGCSKVLAEKLVLQAHPASLMIRTSAFFGPWDEYNFVTIALRQLAAGNTFVAAEDAIVSPTYVPDLVHASLDLLIDGEKGLWHLANKSAVAWADLARLAAKKAGVSVSNLIARPTQELGFIAPRPAYSVLGSNRGELMPHLDSAISRYLEEKS